A stretch of the Capricornis sumatraensis isolate serow.1 chromosome 19, serow.2, whole genome shotgun sequence genome encodes the following:
- the AMN gene encoding protein amnionless — protein MGARGRVLLWLQLCALTQAAYKVWVPNTNFDDATNWSQNRTPCTGAAVEFPADKTLSVLVREGHSISDMLLPLDGEFVLAPGAGFGAADAGSRPDCGPAARARFLDPDRFLWLDPRLWRPGDAARGLFSVDAERVPCRHDDVVFPAAASFRVGLGPGAGTVRVRSVQALGQTFARDEDLAAFLASRAGRLRFHGPGALSVDPEACADPSGCVCGNAEAQPWICAALLQPLGGSCPQATCLEPLRPEGQCCDLCGAVVSLTHGSAFDLQKYRARLLHAFLALPQYQGLQVAVSKVLRPPGLREASGTKADTEIQVVLVEAGPETGGAGRLARALLEDIAEHGEALGVLSATARESGAPVWGGTAAGLNAPARAGLAGGLAASGLVVLMVLLAGALLLLRREGRLRWRRRDEADPVRAGAPRGFHNPLFYAADSAEALPAPKSDQRSSSRSYFLNPLFGEGEAEA, from the exons ATGGGCGCGCGGGGCCGGGTGCTGCTGTGGCTGCAGCTGTGCG ccctgactCAGGCCGCCTACAAAGTATGGGTCCCCAACACCAACTTTGACGATGCCACCAACTGGAGCCAGAACCGGACCCCATGCACGGGCGCTGCTGTCGAGTTCCCCGCGGACAAG ACGCTGTCGGTCCTGGTGCGAGAAGGTCACAGCATCTCAGACATG CTCTTGCCGCTGGACGGGGAATTCGTCCTGGCCCCAGGAGCGGGATTCGGCGCCGCGGACGCCGGCTCGCGCCCGGACTGCGGCCCAG CAGCCCGCGCGCGCTTCCTCGACCCCGACCGCTTCCTGTGGCTCGACCCGCGCCTGTGGCGCCCGGGGGACGCGGCGCGCGGCCTCTTCTCCGTGGACGCCGAGCGCGTGCCCTGCCGCCACGACGACGTCGTCTTCCCGGCCGCCGCCTCCTTCCGGGTGGGCCTGGGCCCGGGCGCCGGCACCGTGCGCGTCCGCAGCGTCCAGGCGCTGGGCCAG ACGTTCGCGCGCGACGAGGACCTGGCGGCTTTCCTGGCGTCCCGCGCGGGCCGCCTGCGCTTCCACGGGCCGGGCGCTCTGAGCGTGGACCCCGAGGCCTGCGCGGACCCGTCGGGCTGCGTCTGCGGCAACGCCGAG GCGCAGCCGTGGATCTGCGCCGCACTGCTCCAACCCCTGGGTGGTAGCTGCCCCCAGGCCACATGCCTGGAGCCCCTCCGGCCCGAAGGGCAGTGCTGCGACCTCTGCG GAGCTGTCGTGTCGCTGACCCACGGCTCTGCCTTTGACCTGCAAAAGTACCGGGCGCGGCTGCTGCACGCCTTTCTGGCTCTG CCCCAGTACCAAGGGCTGCAAGTGGCCGTGTCCAAGGTACTGCGCCCGCCCGGGCTCCGCGAAGCCTCGGGCACGAAGGCGGACACGGAGATCCAGGTGGTGCTGGTAGAGGCCGGGCCCGAGACAGGCGGCGCGGGGCGGCTGGCCCGGGCCCTCCTGGAGGACATCGCGGAGCACG GCGAGGCCCTCGGAGTCCTCTCGGCGACCGCTCGAGAGTCGGGCGCGCCCGTCTGGGGCGGCACGGCGGCGGGGCTGAACGCGCCGGCGCGCGCGGGGCTGGCGGGCGGCTTGGCGGCCTCGGGGCTGGTGGTGCTAATGGTGCTGCTGGCGggggcgctgctgctgctgcgccgGGAGGGGAGGCTCAG GTGGAGGAGGCGCGACGAGGCGGACCCCGTACGGGCCGGGGCGCCGCGGGGCTTCCACAACCCTCTGTTCTACGCGGCGGACTCCGCGGAGGCG CTCCCGGCCCCGAAGTCGGACCAAAGGAGCTCCAGCCGCAGCTACTTCCTTAATCCGCTGTTTGGCGAAGGGGAGGCGGAGGCCTGA